From Puntigrus tetrazona isolate hp1 chromosome 8, ASM1883169v1, whole genome shotgun sequence, the proteins below share one genomic window:
- the angptl7 gene encoding angiopoietin-related protein 7, with translation MTATSLTLLLLLLGHGMAQSSFKKNLATPKPAKPAQCCDEVRSLKIQVANLSSMLEEMSKKQESDLMKVVRQMMELEKLNQQHESRVTEAESKYSEIYNQIEIMQLQAAQSAPQQSTSDATYDCASLYNKNYKISGEYKLPKDDFLGTPELNVYCDMENNGGGWTVIQRRKIGLTSFNRDWKQYKNGFGTIRGDFWLGNELIFRLTRQPTVLRIEIEDWEGETRYAEYGFFTLSNEMNSYKLFIDNYSGNAGDSLRYHNNTNFSTKDKDNDKCVDNCAQLRKGGYWYNCCTDSNLNGVFHRYGSHTKNPDGISWYGWHGPNYSLKRVEMKIRPQNFVP, from the exons ATGACAGCGACATCCTTGACTCTTTTGCTGCTGCTCCTAGGTCACGGGATGGCTCAGAGTTCCTTTAAGAAGAACTTGGCAACACCCAAACCAGCAAAGCCAGCACAATGCTGTGATGAGGTGCGTTCCCTAAAGATTCAGGTGGCCAATCTGAGCAGCATGTTGGAAGAAATGAGCAAGAAGCAGGAGTCTGATCTCATGAAGGTAGTGCGGCAAATGATGGAGCTGGAGAAGCTTAACCAGCAGCATGAGTCCCGGGTCACAGAGGCAGAGAGCAAGTATTCAGAAATCTACAATCAGATTGAAATCATGCAACTGCAGGCCGCCCAATCTGCTCCACAGCAAAGCACATCAG ACGCAACATATGATTGTGCATCCCTATACAACAAGAACTATAAAATTTCTGGAGAGTATAAACTACCGAAAGATGACTTCCTTGGAACACCTGAACTAAAT GTATACTGTGACATGGAGAACAATGGTGGTGGGTGGACTGTCATTCAGAGGCGCAAGATTGGTCTGACAAGCTTCAACCGCGACTGGAAGCAGTACAAGAATGGTTTTGGTACAATTCGTGGTGACTTCTGGCTTGGCAACGAACTCATCTTCCGCCTGACCAGACAGCCCACAGTATTGAGAATAGAGATAGAG GACTGGGAGGGTGAGACACGCTATGCTGAATATGGGTTCTTTACACTGAGCAATGAGATGAACAGCTATAAGCTTTTCATTGACAATTACAGTGGAAATGCTGGTGACTCTCTGCGTTACCACAACAATACCAACTTCAGCACTAAAGACAAAGACAATGACAAGTGTGTAGACAATTGCGCACAACTTCGCAAAG GTGGATACTGGTACAACTGCTGCACTGACTCTAATCTAAATGGTGTGTTTCACCGCTATGGGTCACATACCAAGAATCCAGATGGCATATCCTGGTACGGATGGCACGGACCAAACTACTCACTGAAACGCGTGGAGATGAAGATTCGACCACAGAACTTTGTGCCATAA